A DNA window from Pleuronectes platessa chromosome 19, fPlePla1.1, whole genome shotgun sequence contains the following coding sequences:
- the arid6 gene encoding AT-rich interaction domain 6 has product MAQTEKTRALVDEIKEEQFLKDLYIFMRKKDMPIERIPHLGFKQIDLFVMFKTVEDLGGYHQVTAQQLWKQVYNRLGGNPRSTSAATCTRRHYEKLLLTYECHKRGIVMNALPQHQPRLLHNVNFNKDDEDGQRPAKRKLLSVPLQQSAPQLQSDAHGNIFPLPLHYSQYYRPNRAVLTPYVPMSPPMLTSQSPPSPEPQFPFCPPHPNPTDRVKKPLEHLRHLAEQYKTSSGLAEPLNLSVKAQSQEANRNPASSFAPPSSSKNPKFLNQPSPLYAPHYPPVVRNDGCEAPDGDANVTPYSYPVKEGEEYVIDVDALTDSSSPNLEPSLTTDEGITTMAPKPSSLETDYTIQLKKDRKGSPEVGGLNISYARPSPPQDNGGKMEIQIPLSMFHSWLRLCGSSALIPGAKQLQSPPTLETQSGQRNCSDPDILPTNLSLRSDPQPWSPAAEDLRLRPRAAPSPTPTIQANSTSQNHITSYKPLPSGGILKHASSRDVYPVDQQDNIQSYGSQVSRCWDTYDKETHAAHIRGKVASSSITVQQNFTTKSLYQDAPKGGKERSEMAPSALLMVNSSSLLHLTTEEVMKLKKIISNSS; this is encoded by the exons AtggcacaaacagagaaaaccagagCGCTGGTGGACGAGATCAAGGAGGAACAGTTTCTTAAAGACCTCTACATTTTCATGAGGAAGAAAGACATGCCGATAGAGAGGATCCCACATCTGGGCTTCAAACAAA TTGACTTGTTTGTGATGTTCAAGACTGTCGAGGACTTGGGAGGATACCACCAG GTAACTGCGCAGCAGCTGTGGAAGCAAGTTTACAACAGGCTTGGAGGAAACCCCAGAAGCACGAGTGCAGCCACGTGCACTCGCAGACACTATGAAAA GCTACTTCTGACATATGAATGTCACAAGAGAGGAATTGTGATGAATGCCTTGCCTCAGCATCAGCCAAGACTCTTGCATAATGTCAACTTCAACAAAGACGACGAGGACGGCCAGAGACCAGCCAAACGCAAACTGTTGTCAGTGCCGCTGCAACAG AGCGCTCCTCAGCTCCAGTCAGATGCACATGGGAACATCTTCCCTCTGCCACTCCACTACTCTCAGTACTATCGCCCAAACCGTGCAGTTCTGACACCGTATGTCCCGATGTCCCCCCCCATGTTGACATCGCAGAGTCCCCCTTCCCCCGAGCCACAGTTCCCTTTCTGTCCACCTCATCCAAATCCAACAGACAGGGTCAAGAAGCCACTGGAGCACCTGCGCCACCTGGCAGAACAGTACAAGACCTCGTCCGGGCTGGCTGAGCCCCTGAACCTGAGTGTCAAAGCCCAAAGCCAGGAGGCCAACAGAAATCCTGCCTCATCCTTCGCTCCCCCTTCATCCAGCAAGAACCCAAAGTTTTTGAACCAACCCTCACCTCTGTACGCACCCCATTACCCTCCGGTGGTGAGAAACGACGGATGCGAGGCTCCAGATGGCGATGCAAATGTCACACCGTACTCGTATCCTGTTAAAGAAGGGGAGGAGTATGTCATTGATGTCGATGCTCTAACAGACTCAAGCAGCCCCAACCTTGAACCTAGTCTGACGACAGATGAAGGCATCACAACTATGGCACCAAAACCCAGCTCTCTGGAAACAGACTATACAATCCAGCTAAAAAAAGACAGGAAGGGCAGTCCAGAAGTAGGGGGGCTTAATATCAGCTACGCTCGGCCCAGCCCCCCTCAAGACAACGGAGGCAAGATGGAAATACAGATACCGCTGTCTATGTTCCACAGCTGGCTCAGGCTTTGTGGGTCCTCAGCCCTGATTCCTGGAGCTAAGCAGCTACAGTCACCTCCTACACTGGAGACACAATCAGGACAGAGGAACTGCTCGGATCCAGACATACTCCCCACCAATCTCTCCCTACGCTCAGATCCCCAACCCTGGAGCCCAGCTGCTGAGGATCTGAGGCTGAGGCCGAGGGCAGCACCAAGCCCCACACCAACCATCCAGGCAAATAGCACGAGCCAAAACCATATCACCAGCTACAAGCCTTTGCCCTCAGGTGGCATTCTGAAGCACGCATCCAGCCGAGATGTCTACCCAGTCGACCAGCAGGATAATATTCAGTCGTACGGCTCCCAAGTCTCACGATGCTGGGACACCTACGACAAAGAGACCCACGCCGCCCACATCCGAGGGAAAGTCGCATCCAGTTCCATCACAGTTCAGCAAAACTTCACTACTAAGTCCTTGTACCAAGACGCACCcaagggaggaaaagaaaggtCAGAGATGGCGCCCTCAGCCTTGCTAATGGTGAATTCCAGCTCTCTGCTGCATCTCACCACTGAAGAGGTGATGAAGCTGAAGAAAATCATCTCGAACTCATCATGA